A genomic region of Arachis stenosperma cultivar V10309 chromosome 9, arast.V10309.gnm1.PFL2, whole genome shotgun sequence contains the following coding sequences:
- the LOC130950311 gene encoding uncharacterized protein LOC130950311, with protein sequence MRGGYVRGGHSCSHESPESSRHNREQRSAKKIRKSGEGLDFSGDMSLVSREEDWMVEEKEVNEAVMKSLKKSWWKTLIVKLIGRRISLLVLTRRLEAMWEKQGSIEVIYIGNEFFIVKFFSQEDLDYALTGGPWKIFDHYLTLRFWKPDFNPTEATIDTMTAWIRLPRLAIEYYEDEMLKKIGNVIGRTLKVDTNTADKCRGREKN encoded by the exons ATGAGAGGTGGTTATGTTAGGGGAGGACACTCCTGTTCCCATGAATCTCCAGAATCGTCGAGACATAATAGAGAACAACGCTCAGCTAAGAAGATAAGGAAAAGTGGAGAAGGTCTTGACTTTTCTGGAGACATGTCACTAGTTTCAAGAGAAGAAGATTGGATGGTGGAAGAAAAGGAAG ttaatgAAGCTGTAATGAAGAGCTTAAAAAAGTCCTGGTGGAAAACACTCATTGTTAAGCTTATAGGAAGGAGGATATCTTTACTGGTGCTTACCAGGAGACTTGAAGCAATGTGGGAGAAACAGGGAAGTATTGAAGTCATTTATATAGGGAATGAGTTTTTCATCGTCAAATTCTTCTCTCAAGAGGATCTTGACTACGCTCTCACTGGGGGGCCATGGAAGATATTTGACCACTACCTCACTCTGAGATTTTGGAAACCAGACTTCAACCCAACAGAGGCTACCATTGACACGATGACGGCGTGGATAAGGTTGCCCAGACTTGCTATCGAATATTATGAAGATGAAATGTTGAAGAAGATTGGCAATGTAATAGGAAGAACACTGAAAGTAGACACTAACACAGCAGACAAGTGTCGAGGAAG GGAGAAAAATTAG
- the LOC130950312 gene encoding uncharacterized protein LOC130950312 → MERVFKRLDRALCNVDWRTKFAEAKVDVLTRMRSDYHPLLVTLNPQLASRYERPFRYEAMWITHPEYKKTIRQNWNYEESLDNALIALSSNLYRWNKEVFGHVGRMKRRLINRIGGIQRA, encoded by the coding sequence ATGGAACGTGTTTTTAAAAGGTTAGATAGGGCACTGTGTAATGTTGACTGGAGAACTAAGTTTGCGGAGGCAAAAGTTGATGTGTTAACCCGAATGCGCTCGGATTACCATCCCCTCCTTGTCACTCTAAATCCCCAGTTAGCTAGTAGGTATGAAAGACCCTTCCGATATGAAGCGATGTGGATTACACACCCTGAGTACAAGAAAACCATCAGACAGAACTGGAACTACGAGGAGAGTCTGGACAATGCTCTCATAGCCTTGTCTAGCAATCTCTATAGGTGGAACAAGGAGGTTTTTGGCCATGTTGGAAGGATGAAGAGAAGACTTATTAATCGAATTGGAGGCATACAGAGGGCTTAG
- the LOC130950313 gene encoding uncharacterized protein LOC130950313, translating into MTTSTSNLSLKLLIDTKNKKVVFAEASKDVVDFLFTLLQLPLATVIKLLTKEAAVGCLGNLYSSVENLNHVYWQPNLSKDLILNPTILTSSPAISGLLHSAAINHSQSQITPKLYTCSFSSSPFLYCGSSTVTSAYNSSCATCRGRMTREVNFTATAASNNDSNNNGFVKEVITYMIMDNLLIQPMSTISGITMLNQLNVKDVGVLKETVVQLGMKEGLKLLKASIESEMALTTVFLS; encoded by the exons ATGACGACTAGTACTAGTAATTTGAGTTTGAAGCTTCTGATAGACACAAAGAATAAGAAAGTGGTGTTTGCAGAAGCCTCTAAAGATGTTGTGGACTTCCTCTTCACCTTGCTTCAGTTGCCCCTTGCTACCGTCATCAAACTTTTAACCAAGGAAGCCGCCGTTGGTTGCTTGGGAAATCTTTATTCCAGCGTTGAAAACCTCAACCATGTTTACTGGCAACCAAACCTATCTAAGGATCTTATCCTTAATCCAACCATTCTTACCTCTTCACCTGCTATCTCCGGCCTCCTCCATTCAGCTGCTATAAACCACTCCCAGTCCCAGATAACTCCAAAACTCTACACGTGCTCGTTTAGCTCGTCCCCTTTCCTTTATTGCGGTAGCAGCACTGTAACAAGTGCGTACAATTCTAGTTGTGCCACGTGCCGTGGGCGTATGACGAGGGAAGTGAATTTCACGGCCACGGCGGCATCTAATAATGACAGCAATAATAATGGGTTTGTGAAAGAAGTAATAACTTACATGATCATGGATAATCTTCTCATTCAGCCTATGTCAACCATATCAGGCATCACCATGCTTAATCAGCTCAATGTCAAGGATGTTGGTGTCTTGAAAGAAACCGTTGTTCAACTTGGCATGAAAGAG GGCTTAAAGCTACTCAAGGCATCCATAGAGTCCGAGATGGCCCTCACAACCGTTTTCTTATCTTGA